Proteins from a genomic interval of Neoarius graeffei isolate fNeoGra1 chromosome 24, fNeoGra1.pri, whole genome shotgun sequence:
- the LOC132872786 gene encoding uncharacterized protein LOC132872786 isoform X1, whose translation MVMDERLTWKHHIVHIETKCKKVLNLMRMISGQHWGADKESLMNIYKALIRSTIDYGCIVYSSACTTSIRKLERVQFKGLRIALGAIKTTPTCALLVEAEEPPIKLRFEKLSLTYWVRLMGSTNNPALSVLNNCWEYQLKSPGFGWKVHDMGEKYGIKDFRFSPALVLSKVPPWMLPVPKVDLELLKEKMEQTNERALAMYCERHLVSKYYGFVKIFTDGSKDIQNGHCGIGIFIPKFNKSYGYRLSNFLSIYTIELTAIITALRWIEEIKPLRSVICSDSLAVLLSLESGNTVREDLVIETRHLLLNIRNLRILVQFCWVPAHVGIKGNEMADKIAKKMLEKEHIGINISMGKGEAKTKLKSEMLIKWQHDWKAEHNARFYHSNQGNVWGKRATGLNRREEVVYSRLRLGHTCLNGTLQIVGKSNGLCRYCQVKEDVDHVLFNCYRYSEHRRQWKEREAENGIVNILKEEGMQRDKMKSLFIFLNNSGGGMHQRDVICQ comes from the exons ATGGTGATGGATGAAAGACTTACATGGAAACATCACATAGTACATATAGAAACTAAGTGCAAAAAAGTATTAAACCTTATGAGGATGATTTCTGGGCAACACTGGGGTGCGGATAAAGAATCACTCATGAACATATACAAAGCACTAATCAGATCAACCATAGATTATGGATGTATAGTGTATAGTTCTGCATGTACAACATCTATTAGGAAGCTTGAAAGAGTTCAGTTTAAAGGCCTAAGGATTGCCTTAGGAGCAATCAAAACAACGCCTACCTGTGCACTGTTAGTCGAGGCTGAGGAACCCCCAATTAAATTAAGATTTGAGAAACTGTCGTTAACATACTGGGTTAGGCTTATGGGGAGTACAAATAATCCTGCTCTGTCTGTGCTAAACAACTGTTGGGAATACCAATTAAAGAGTCCTGGTTTTGGGTGGAAAGTTCATGACATGGGGgagaaatatggaattaaagactTTCGCTTTAGTCCTGCACTTGTTTTGAGCAAAGTTCCCCCATGGATGTTACCAGTCCCAAAAGTTGATCTAGAACTGCTGAAAGAGAAAATGGAACAAACTAATGAACGGGCATTAGCTATGTACTGTGAAAGACATCTTGTATCTAAATACTATGGGTTTGTAAAGATATTTACAGATGGCTCAAAAGATATACAAAATGGTCATTGTGGAATTGGGATTTTTATCCCAAAATTTAACAAAAGTTATGGATATAGATTAAGTAATTTTTTATCAATATACACAATAGAGTTAACTGCAATAATTACTGCACTGAGATGGAttgaagaaatcaaaccacttAGATCTGTTATATGCTCTGACTCACTTGCAGTTTTGCTCAGCCTTGAATCAGGTAATACAGTAAGAGAGGATCTGGTAATTGAGACAAGACatttgctattaaatattagaaatCTTAGAATATTAGTTCAATTTTGTTGGGTCCCAGCACATGTTGGAATTAAAGGAAACGAAATGGCTGACAAAATTGCCAAGAAAATGCTGGAAAAAGAACATATAGGAATTAATATCTCAATGGGGAAGGGAGAAGCAAAAACTAAACTTAAGTCAGAAATGCTGATCAAATGGCAACATGATTGGAAGGCAGAGCACAATGCCAGGTTCTACCACTCAAATCAGGGAAATGTTTGGGGGAAAAGGGCTACAGGTCTCAACAGAAGGGAAGAGGTTGTGTATAGTAGACTAAGGTTGGGTCACACATGTCTTAATGGTACATTGCAGATAGTAGGGAAGAGTAATGGGTTATGCAGGTACTGCCAAGTTAAAGAGGATGTAGATCATGTTCTATTTAACTGTTACAGATACTCAGAACACAGACGACAGTGGAAAGAAAGAGAGGCAGAAAATGGAATAGTGAATATCCTGAAAGAAGAAGGAATGCAAAGAGATAAAATGAAATCCCTATTTATTTTTCTCAATAACTCAG gtggcggtatgcaCCAAAGAGATGTAATCTGCCAATaa